The Winogradskyella schleiferi genome has a window encoding:
- a CDS encoding class I SAM-dependent methyltransferase: MEDHANYFEVNKATWNKKVAIHAQSDMYNLEAFKTGKTSLMPYELKALGNVKGKSLLHLQCHFGQDTLSWSRLGAKCVGVDLSDEGIKLAKQLNSELQCDAEFICCNVLDTSKHISETFDIVFTSYGTIGWLPDLKPWAKMISERLKVGGTFYIVEFHPIAWMFDYEHGKVKMKYHYNQEDVIYDEYEGTYANQASKMISKEYGWNHGLSEVVNSLIEAGLQIEYLNEYDESPYDVFPDLIKTESGMYKMKNQLFPMIFELKANKLKSL, encoded by the coding sequence ATGGAAGATCACGCTAATTATTTTGAAGTTAATAAAGCCACTTGGAACAAAAAAGTGGCTATACATGCACAAAGTGACATGTATAATCTAGAGGCTTTTAAAACTGGAAAAACTTCATTGATGCCTTATGAATTAAAAGCATTAGGAAATGTAAAAGGCAAGTCATTGTTGCATTTACAATGTCATTTTGGTCAAGATACCTTGAGTTGGAGTAGATTGGGAGCCAAGTGCGTTGGTGTGGATTTGAGTGATGAAGGCATAAAGCTGGCGAAACAATTAAATTCTGAATTACAGTGCGATGCTGAGTTTATTTGTTGTAATGTTTTAGACACCTCAAAACATATTTCTGAAACCTTCGATATTGTATTTACGAGTTATGGAACCATTGGTTGGTTACCAGATTTGAAACCTTGGGCAAAAATGATTTCAGAGCGCTTGAAAGTTGGTGGTACATTTTATATTGTAGAGTTTCATCCTATTGCTTGGATGTTTGATTATGAGCATGGAAAAGTCAAAATGAAATACCATTATAACCAAGAGGATGTGATTTATGATGAATATGAAGGCACTTATGCCAATCAAGCATCAAAAATGATAAGTAAGGAATATGGCTGGAATCATGGTTTGAGCGAAGTTGTAAATTCACTTATTGAAGCGGGATTACAAATTGAATATCTCAATGAATATGATGAAAGTCCCTATGATGTGTTTCCGGATTTAATTAAAACCGAATCAGGAATGTATAAAATGAAGAACCAATTGTTTCCTATGATTTTTGAGTTGAAGGCAAATAAATTGAAGTCCCTTTAA
- a CDS encoding FAD-dependent oxidoreductase — MNNNKITHNSEKVFPIGEDLEGARAQNILIIGAGLCGSLLALRLGQRGFNVSVYEMRPDLRTTDISAGRSINLALSDRGIKAMKLVGIEDKVKALCIPMNGRMLHDKEGNTFLSNYSGRDYEYINSISRGELNALLLTEAEKHDNVTIHFNKKCKSVDFEKTTALFQDHDSKDEFIEDADCIIATDGAGSALRKSYYLGKKFLFSFSQDFLSHGYKELSILPTESGDYKTYKNALHIWPRSSFMLIALPNLDGSFTVTLFLSFDEGEYNFNNLTTPELVTEFFQKEFPDALEIMPNLVKDFFENPTAALGTVKCSPWHYKGNTLLMGDAAHAIVPFYGQGMNASFEDIVEFDKVLDQNLESLPDGEAGWEATFKTYEKNRKNDTDAIADLAVDNFHEMKGHVSNPIFQEKRKIEMALEKEFPNEYASKYSLVTFNENIGYRHAMLKGRAQDKAILNMLTDKIISSEDDLKDILEKVKAETEAILEDDRIAGL; from the coding sequence ATGAATAATAACAAAATTACCCATAACAGTGAGAAAGTCTTCCCCATTGGGGAAGATTTAGAAGGGGCTCGGGCTCAAAACATACTAATAATTGGAGCAGGACTCTGCGGAAGCCTACTAGCACTAAGACTGGGCCAAAGAGGTTTTAACGTAAGCGTTTACGAAATGCGACCAGACTTGAGAACCACAGATATATCTGCTGGTCGTTCCATAAACCTGGCACTTTCAGACCGAGGAATCAAAGCTATGAAACTTGTCGGCATAGAAGACAAAGTGAAAGCATTATGCATTCCTATGAACGGTAGAATGCTTCACGATAAAGAAGGTAACACCTTTTTATCCAATTACAGCGGAAGGGACTACGAATACATCAATTCAATTTCCAGAGGCGAATTAAACGCTTTGTTATTGACCGAAGCCGAAAAGCACGACAATGTTACCATCCATTTTAACAAAAAATGTAAATCTGTTGATTTTGAAAAGACCACAGCATTATTCCAAGATCACGACTCCAAAGATGAATTTATAGAAGATGCAGATTGTATCATTGCCACCGATGGCGCAGGTTCTGCTCTACGAAAAAGTTACTATTTAGGCAAAAAATTCTTGTTCAGTTTTTCTCAAGATTTTTTAAGCCATGGTTATAAAGAACTAAGCATTCTTCCAACCGAATCTGGTGATTACAAGACCTACAAAAACGCCTTACATATTTGGCCAAGAAGTAGTTTTATGCTCATTGCCTTACCAAATTTAGATGGCAGTTTTACAGTTACTTTGTTTTTAAGTTTTGATGAAGGCGAATACAATTTCAATAATTTAACAACACCAGAATTGGTCACAGAATTCTTCCAAAAAGAATTTCCGGATGCCTTGGAAATAATGCCAAATCTTGTTAAAGATTTCTTTGAAAATCCGACAGCAGCTTTAGGCACCGTCAAATGTTCGCCTTGGCATTATAAAGGAAATACGCTTTTGATGGGAGATGCTGCTCACGCTATTGTGCCATTTTATGGTCAAGGCATGAACGCTTCGTTTGAAGATATTGTTGAATTCGATAAAGTCCTCGATCAAAATTTAGAAAGCCTACCTGACGGCGAGGCAGGTTGGGAAGCCACATTTAAAACTTACGAAAAAAACCGAAAAAATGATACCGATGCCATTGCCGATTTAGCGGTTGACAATTTCCATGAAATGAAAGGTCATGTATCCAATCCTATTTTTCAAGAAAAGCGAAAAATTGAAATGGCTTTAGAAAAAGAATTTCCAAATGAGTATGCATCAAAATATAGTTTGGTTACCTTTAATGAAAACATTGGTTATAGACATGCTATGCTCAAAGGTAGAGCACAAGACAAGGCTATTTTGAACATGTTAACTGACAAAATAATTTCATCAGAAGATGATTTAAAAGACATTTTAGAAAAAGTAAAAGCGGAAACTGAAGCAATTTTGGAAGATGATAGAATTGCTGGGCTCTAA
- a CDS encoding sensor histidine kinase: MLNKLWKSYLKWYYEYSGFTIKTDRENLTYFRDKLFTSILILTLALSLLSYIPSASIAIALDKWFVFYIDTIAILVMFFLVFNRKMHLKTKKTIFSANLILLSFALIIDLGLNGNGTILLFMISVLITLYSGKRAGINCVLISAVFYGLLLLIAYLEWINFQILSVSSIEILFIVFINNILFGLLTVLSVSFLVDRMHNALLKENQLQDELLEKHRNVIIAKEQAEESDSLKSAFLTNMSHEIRTPMYGILGSAELLKSYHIEDEEYQEFVKIIESNGNELLDVITNILNISKIETGLMKVRTSVFNVNNSINAIYNLFLSETELKNVEFTLNNFIQEKHSHIFSDSEKLIDVLKHLLKNAVKYTSSGDKISIICSFNSSASLLIFKIKDTGAGIPKDKKETIFNPFYQVDIDNKLGLHGSGIGLSISKAYVEMLGGTLELESEVGVGTSITFTIAVDMRKL; the protein is encoded by the coding sequence ATGTTAAATAAATTATGGAAATCTTATCTCAAATGGTATTACGAGTATAGCGGTTTTACCATTAAGACTGATAGGGAGAACTTAACATATTTTAGAGATAAACTGTTTACCTCTATTTTAATATTGACGCTTGCTTTAAGTTTATTATCTTACATACCGAGTGCTAGCATAGCCATTGCTCTAGATAAATGGTTTGTTTTCTATATTGATACTATTGCTATTTTGGTCATGTTTTTCTTAGTTTTTAATCGTAAAATGCATTTAAAAACAAAGAAAACTATATTTTCTGCCAATTTGATATTGCTATCTTTTGCTTTGATAATTGATTTAGGCCTTAATGGCAACGGTACGATCTTGCTCTTTATGATAAGTGTTTTAATAACCTTATATAGTGGTAAAAGAGCCGGTATTAATTGTGTGTTAATTTCGGCTGTGTTTTATGGACTACTATTGCTTATTGCTTATTTGGAGTGGATAAATTTCCAGATTTTATCGGTGTCATCTATAGAAATATTATTTATTGTTTTTATAAATAATATTCTTTTTGGTTTGCTTACCGTATTATCAGTTTCATTTTTAGTAGATCGCATGCATAACGCGTTATTAAAAGAAAATCAACTTCAAGATGAGCTTTTAGAAAAACATAGAAATGTTATCATCGCTAAAGAGCAAGCCGAGGAATCAGATAGTTTAAAATCAGCATTTCTAACTAATATGAGTCATGAGATTAGAACACCGATGTATGGGATTTTAGGAAGTGCCGAACTGTTAAAATCGTACCATATTGAAGATGAAGAATATCAGGAATTTGTGAAAATTATTGAAAGCAATGGTAATGAGCTATTAGATGTTATTACTAATATTTTAAATATCTCTAAAATAGAAACAGGTCTGATGAAGGTAAGAACATCGGTATTCAATGTTAATAATAGTATTAATGCTATTTATAACTTGTTTTTAAGTGAAACAGAATTAAAAAACGTTGAGTTTACTTTGAATAATTTCATTCAGGAAAAACATAGTCATATTTTTTCTGATAGCGAAAAATTAATTGATGTGTTAAAGCATTTGCTGAAAAATGCGGTAAAATACACATCTAGCGGTGATAAAATTAGCATCATTTGTAGTTTCAATAGCAGTGCTTCTCTTCTTATATTCAAAATTAAGGATACAGGAGCAGGTATTCCTAAGGATAAAAAAGAGACCATTTTTAATCCCTTTTATCAAGTCGATATAGATAATAAATTAGGACTTCATGGATCAGGAATAGGACTTTCTATTTCAAAAGCTTATGTTGAGATGCTTGGTGGAACGTTAGAGCTGGAAAGCGAGGTAGGTGTAGGGACTTCGATTACGTTTACCATAGCTGTTGATATGCGAAAACTTTAA
- a CDS encoding tetratricopeptide repeat-containing hybrid sensor histidine kinase/response regulator, translated as MSRIKYHIFVFLACFCSLIFAQQDGVEDKEMLTLRLNEHLNQAKLDSERGNYYNALDNFDKALEVAEKIDDKPNQGKIHTKMAKVQFLVGEEDQANISLTKAIQIQRKNDDYANLAITYNIKGVIHSTKEEYENALGYFKSANNLFEQEDLEEYTSEVSLNKAKVFIAQERYEEAKAQLEKTIIVAKKHDQDRRLSSALIESGKVYCAINNPDMALSQTEEGLSIAQTNNILENVNEAFVTLSDIHEKNGDYKRSFEYIKKHIHLSDSILNIKRENLPQGISGLSINKYKDAENAQLKAQIDEVTAESAFTRITTILSIALITILSLLTLSLYKNNNIRLNTNTMLHKKNDELIVAKEKAELASKTKANFLSTVTHELRTPLYAVTGLTNMLLDEDPKEHQIPHLKSLKFSGDYLLTFINDILQINKIEANKVELDPENFNLKNKLENVISALSNSAKDQDTKIHFDYENGLPETFVGDQLKISQILINLLGNAIKFTKDGDIWVRAYKIDQKDNKYNLRFEIEDNGIGITKEKQDQMFDSFSQGSVQINRKYGGTGLGLSIVKGLIQILKGKIYLKSELGKGSTFFFEIPLEYDEDSEKPVVEEVKKVNKMESLDLSNVKILIVEDNKINQMITKKILNKMDLYCDVVDNGEAAVEQVKEVAYDVVLMDIHMPGISGLEATKIIRTFDKDLTIFALTAVTLEDKMHEFGEAGFDDIISKPFKQEDFEDKLHAALSGEKIVSSFFN; from the coding sequence ATGTCCCGAATCAAATATCACATATTTGTTTTTTTAGCATGTTTTTGTAGTCTTATTTTTGCGCAACAAGATGGCGTTGAGGATAAAGAGATGCTTACATTGAGACTAAATGAGCATCTCAATCAAGCTAAATTAGACAGCGAACGCGGTAATTATTATAATGCTTTAGACAACTTTGATAAAGCACTGGAAGTTGCTGAAAAAATTGATGACAAACCCAATCAAGGTAAAATTCACACTAAAATGGCTAAGGTTCAATTTTTAGTTGGAGAGGAGGACCAAGCCAATATTTCATTAACCAAAGCCATTCAGATTCAACGTAAAAATGATGATTACGCTAATCTCGCTATTACCTATAACATAAAAGGTGTTATTCACAGCACTAAGGAAGAATACGAAAATGCACTCGGCTATTTCAAATCAGCGAACAACCTTTTTGAACAAGAAGATTTAGAAGAATACACTTCTGAAGTTAGCCTGAATAAAGCCAAAGTATTTATCGCACAAGAACGCTATGAAGAAGCAAAAGCCCAGCTTGAAAAAACCATAATTGTTGCGAAAAAACACGACCAGGATCGTCGTCTAAGCAGTGCTTTGATAGAAAGCGGGAAAGTATATTGTGCTATAAATAATCCTGACATGGCGTTATCACAAACCGAAGAGGGTCTGTCTATAGCACAAACCAATAATATATTGGAAAATGTTAATGAAGCTTTCGTGACCTTAAGCGATATCCACGAAAAAAATGGAGATTATAAAAGGTCTTTTGAGTATATAAAAAAGCACATCCATTTATCCGATTCCATTTTAAACATTAAGCGAGAGAACTTGCCTCAAGGGATTTCTGGACTCTCGATTAATAAATACAAGGATGCCGAAAATGCCCAATTGAAAGCTCAAATTGATGAAGTAACCGCAGAAAGTGCGTTTACGAGAATTACAACCATCCTAAGTATCGCATTGATTACCATATTGTCCTTATTGACGTTATCGCTATATAAGAACAACAATATCAGGCTGAACACCAACACCATGCTTCATAAAAAGAACGATGAACTTATTGTCGCAAAAGAGAAAGCAGAATTGGCCTCTAAAACAAAAGCAAATTTCTTATCGACCGTAACCCATGAGCTGCGCACACCTTTATATGCGGTAACCGGACTTACAAATATGCTATTGGATGAAGACCCAAAGGAACATCAAATTCCACATTTGAAATCATTAAAGTTTTCTGGAGACTACCTGCTTACTTTTATTAACGATATCCTACAAATCAATAAAATTGAAGCTAATAAAGTTGAATTGGATCCAGAAAATTTCAACCTTAAAAATAAATTAGAAAATGTGATTTCGGCACTTAGCAATTCTGCAAAAGACCAAGACACAAAAATTCACTTTGATTATGAAAACGGATTGCCAGAAACATTTGTTGGCGACCAATTAAAGATTTCCCAAATCTTAATTAACTTACTTGGAAATGCTATTAAATTCACAAAAGATGGAGACATCTGGGTTAGAGCGTACAAAATTGACCAAAAGGACAATAAGTACAACCTTCGCTTTGAGATTGAAGATAATGGCATTGGTATTACAAAAGAAAAACAAGACCAAATGTTCGACAGTTTCTCCCAAGGCTCTGTCCAAATTAACCGTAAATATGGCGGAACTGGTCTAGGTCTTTCGATTGTAAAGGGATTAATTCAAATTCTAAAAGGTAAAATTTACTTAAAGAGTGAGCTTGGTAAAGGCTCAACGTTCTTTTTCGAAATTCCATTAGAATATGATGAAGACTCTGAAAAACCTGTAGTAGAAGAAGTTAAAAAAGTTAATAAGATGGAAAGTTTGGATTTAAGTAACGTTAAAATTCTTATTGTAGAAGACAACAAAATCAATCAAATGATCACTAAAAAGATTCTTAACAAAATGGATCTGTATTGTGATGTGGTTGATAATGGTGAAGCTGCAGTAGAACAAGTAAAAGAAGTGGCTTACGATGTTGTGTTAATGGACATCCATATGCCAGGAATCAGTGGATTAGAAGCCACAAAAATCATTAGAACCTTCGATAAAGATCTGACTATTTTTGCGTTGACCGCTGTAACCTTAGAAGACAAAATGCACGAGTTTGGTGAAGCTGGTTTTGATGATATTATATCCAAGCCATTCAAACAAGAGGATTTTGAAGATAAATTACATGCGGCACTTTCTGGAGAAAAAATAGTGTCTAGCTTCTTTAATTAA
- a CDS encoding Nif3-like dinuclear metal center hexameric protein, giving the protein MIIQDVINHLHNLAPLAYAEDFDNVGLLVGDKNETVSGILVTLDTLEAVVDEAIENNCNLIVSFHPIIFSGLKKLTGKTYVERVVIKAIKYNIAIFSIHTALDNALQGVNSIICDQLGLTNKKILIPQSGTIKKLQTYVPKPNAEALRTALFEAGAGSIGNYESCSFNVEGKGTYLGNEDSNPVIGQKGKLHTEAETAISVTFKKHLESKVLKALFDAHPYEEVAYEISTLENNNQHIGIGMIGELENAMETEDCLKLIKTKMNTECIRHSKSLNKPIKRIAVLGGSGSFAISAAKAANADLLVTADLKYHDFFSAENAIVLADIGHYESEQFTKSFLVDYLSKKITNFAIILSKTNTNPIKYL; this is encoded by the coding sequence ATGATCATACAAGACGTAATTAATCATTTGCACAACTTAGCGCCTTTGGCTTATGCTGAAGATTTTGACAATGTTGGTCTTTTAGTTGGCGATAAAAATGAGACCGTTTCCGGAATTCTGGTTACTTTGGACACACTTGAAGCCGTTGTAGATGAAGCTATTGAAAACAATTGCAACCTTATCGTAAGTTTCCATCCTATTATATTTTCAGGTTTAAAAAAGTTAACAGGAAAAACTTATGTGGAGCGTGTGGTCATAAAAGCGATAAAATATAATATTGCTATTTTTTCAATTCATACCGCTTTAGACAATGCGCTACAAGGTGTGAATTCTATCATATGCGACCAATTAGGGTTAACCAATAAGAAAATTTTAATTCCACAATCTGGAACCATTAAAAAGCTACAAACCTATGTTCCAAAACCAAATGCCGAAGCTTTGAGAACGGCTTTATTCGAAGCTGGTGCTGGAAGTATCGGTAATTACGAATCTTGTAGTTTTAATGTTGAAGGCAAAGGCACGTATTTAGGCAATGAAGATTCCAACCCTGTAATTGGACAAAAAGGGAAATTACATACCGAAGCTGAAACCGCTATTTCTGTCACTTTCAAAAAACATCTGGAATCAAAAGTCTTAAAAGCATTGTTCGACGCACATCCATATGAGGAAGTTGCTTATGAAATTTCAACTTTAGAAAATAACAATCAACATATTGGAATAGGCATGATTGGTGAACTTGAAAATGCCATGGAAACCGAAGATTGCCTTAAGCTAATTAAAACCAAAATGAATACGGAATGTATAAGACATTCAAAATCCTTAAATAAACCTATAAAACGAATTGCGGTATTAGGTGGCTCAGGTAGTTTTGCTATTTCTGCCGCAAAAGCCGCTAATGCTGACCTCTTGGTTACTGCAGATTTAAAATATCACGACTTTTTCAGTGCAGAAAATGCTATTGTTTTAGCCGATATTGGACATTATGAAAGCGAACAGTTCACAAAATCGTTTTTAGTAGACTATCTCTCGAAAAAAATTACTAATTTTGCAATCATTTTATCAAAGACAAATACAAATCCGATAAAGTATTTATAA
- the lpxK gene encoding tetraacyldisaccharide 4'-kinase, with protein MNFIRIILFPIVPIYYVITWLRNWLYNAGIKSSKSYDFPVICVGNLSTGGTGKTPMIEYLIRLLKDEKDIATLSRGYKRVTQGFILADENATADTIGDEPFQFYRKFKALTVAVDGDRQNGIAELRRLSPQPEVILLDDAFQHRKVKAGFNILLTAYNNLYYKDIVLPTGNLREPRSGAKRANLIVVTKCSKTISEVEKQKIASKIKLKNHQQLFFSYVDYAPNVISAFDELDLNKLPKFTLVTGIANAKPLVDFLAEKELEFDHLEYSDHYSFRISDIETLASKSLLITTEKDYVRLSDHEELKDKLYYLPIQIKIDKTAQFGAAVKAFVN; from the coding sequence GTGAACTTTATCAGAATCATATTGTTTCCTATTGTACCGATTTATTACGTGATCACTTGGTTACGGAATTGGTTATATAATGCTGGAATTAAATCGTCCAAATCTTATGATTTTCCTGTAATCTGTGTTGGAAATCTCAGTACTGGTGGCACAGGTAAAACACCGATGATTGAGTATTTAATTCGACTTTTAAAAGACGAAAAAGATATCGCCACATTAAGCAGAGGTTATAAAAGAGTAACCCAAGGTTTTATATTGGCGGATGAAAATGCGACTGCAGACACCATTGGCGACGAACCTTTCCAGTTTTATAGAAAATTTAAAGCACTTACCGTTGCAGTTGATGGCGATCGGCAAAATGGTATTGCCGAACTTAGGCGTTTATCACCACAACCCGAAGTTATTTTGTTAGATGATGCCTTTCAACATAGAAAAGTAAAAGCAGGATTTAATATTCTGTTGACCGCATATAATAACCTCTATTATAAAGATATTGTTTTACCAACTGGAAATTTACGCGAACCTCGTTCTGGAGCCAAACGAGCCAATTTGATTGTGGTTACAAAATGTAGTAAAACGATTTCTGAAGTTGAAAAGCAAAAGATTGCTTCAAAAATAAAATTAAAAAACCATCAACAGCTATTTTTTAGCTATGTGGATTATGCTCCTAATGTAATATCTGCATTTGATGAATTGGATTTGAACAAGCTTCCTAAGTTTACGTTAGTAACAGGAATTGCCAATGCCAAGCCATTGGTGGATTTCTTAGCGGAAAAAGAATTGGAATTCGATCACTTGGAATATAGCGATCATTATAGTTTTAGAATTTCGGATATTGAAACCTTAGCTTCAAAATCATTGCTCATTACGACGGAAAAGGATTATGTGCGTTTGTCGGATCATGAAGAGTTAAAAGATAAATTGTATTATTTACCTATTCAAATCAAAATAGATAAAACAGCACAATTTGGTGCTGCGGTTAAAGCATTCGTTAATTAA
- the msrA gene encoding peptide-methionine (S)-S-oxide reductase MsrA → MKKLLSILAITLFFSCHNQAQTNPEQQAVINAEPVAVPLNDGKAKAYFASGCFWCVEAIYESVKGVDEVISGYSGGHTKNPTYESSNTGITGHAEAVEVIYDPEVVNFKSLVDVYFGSQNPTQVNGQGPDNGSQYGSIIFYQNDEQKKIIEDKKAALAKELDATIAAEVYPFQKFWVAEDYHQNYERLHPNQGYIRNVSVPRLNRFKAKFPELLKEDEKH, encoded by the coding sequence ATGAAAAAGTTATTAAGCATTTTAGCCATTACCTTATTTTTTAGTTGCCATAACCAAGCACAGACCAACCCAGAACAACAAGCTGTTATAAACGCAGAACCTGTTGCTGTGCCTTTAAATGATGGAAAAGCAAAAGCCTATTTTGCAAGTGGCTGTTTTTGGTGCGTTGAAGCAATTTACGAAAGTGTAAAAGGCGTTGATGAAGTTATAAGCGGTTATTCAGGCGGACACACTAAAAATCCTACTTACGAATCCAGCAACACAGGCATAACAGGACATGCCGAAGCTGTAGAAGTCATTTACGATCCTGAAGTGGTCAATTTTAAGAGCTTAGTTGATGTGTATTTTGGTTCTCAAAATCCAACTCAAGTCAATGGTCAAGGTCCTGACAATGGTTCACAATACGGCTCTATTATTTTTTATCAAAACGATGAACAAAAGAAAATCATTGAAGATAAAAAAGCAGCTTTAGCCAAAGAATTGGATGCGACCATTGCTGCTGAAGTATATCCTTTTCAAAAGTTTTGGGTTGCAGAAGATTACCATCAAAATTATGAAAGACTGCATCCAAACCAAGGTTATATTAGAAATGTATCGGTTCCTAGATTGAATAGATTTAAAGCTAAGTTTCCTGAGTTGTTGAAAGAAGACGAAAAGCATTAA
- the kynU gene encoding kynureninase yields MSNYKPGLDYAKQLDQLDELSHYRNQFHIPKDKNGNELIYLCGNSLGLQPKSTKSYINQELEDWANLGVEGHTDAKNPWLPYHEFLTEATANLVGAKPIEVVTMNSLTANLHFMMVSFYKPTEKHYKILIEHDAFPSDKYAVESQLRHHGFDDKDGLILWEPRKDEELLRYEDLESILETQGHEIALIMIGGVNYYTGQFFDLKRITDLGHRYDCKVGFDCAHGAGNVNLDLHNSGADFAVWCTYKYMNSGPGSLSGCFVHERHAYDKNLNRFTGWWSHNKATRFNMRHEFDVLPGAEGWQLSNPPILSMAAIKASLDMFNDVGIEKLIEKSKKLTGYFEYLLKGLGDDTIRIITPENPNERGCQLSIQVLKADKSLHDKLTEAGVISDWREPDVIRCAPVPLYNSFEDVYLMVDRLKQILKKPSLPLPEKGH; encoded by the coding sequence TTGTCCAATTATAAACCAGGTCTTGATTACGCAAAACAACTAGACCAATTAGACGAATTATCTCACTATAGAAACCAGTTTCATATTCCAAAGGATAAAAACGGAAATGAACTCATATACCTCTGTGGAAACTCATTGGGCTTGCAACCAAAATCAACCAAGTCATACATTAATCAAGAACTAGAAGATTGGGCTAACCTTGGTGTTGAAGGACATACAGACGCCAAAAACCCTTGGTTGCCTTATCATGAATTTTTAACAGAAGCTACAGCGAATTTAGTTGGCGCAAAACCCATTGAAGTCGTAACAATGAATTCATTAACTGCGAATCTTCATTTTATGATGGTTTCATTTTACAAACCAACTGAGAAGCACTATAAAATCCTGATTGAACATGATGCTTTTCCTTCCGATAAATATGCGGTAGAATCGCAATTAAGACATCATGGCTTTGATGACAAGGACGGTTTAATCCTTTGGGAACCTAGAAAAGACGAAGAATTATTACGCTATGAGGATTTAGAGTCTATTCTTGAAACACAAGGCCATGAGATTGCCCTCATTATGATTGGAGGTGTGAATTATTATACGGGTCAGTTTTTTGATTTGAAACGTATTACCGATCTTGGACACCGATACGATTGTAAAGTGGGTTTTGATTGCGCGCATGGTGCAGGAAATGTTAATTTAGACTTACACAACTCTGGAGCAGATTTTGCCGTTTGGTGCACTTATAAATATATGAATTCAGGGCCAGGGAGTTTATCTGGATGTTTTGTCCACGAAAGGCATGCTTACGATAAAAATCTCAACCGATTCACGGGTTGGTGGAGTCATAACAAGGCCACACGTTTTAATATGCGACATGAATTTGATGTGTTGCCAGGAGCCGAAGGGTGGCAATTGAGCAATCCACCTATTCTATCTATGGCTGCGATTAAAGCATCATTGGATATGTTCAATGACGTTGGGATTGAAAAACTGATAGAAAAATCGAAAAAACTAACCGGTTATTTTGAATATCTATTGAAAGGTTTGGGTGATGACACCATCCGAATCATCACACCGGAGAATCCTAATGAACGTGGTTGCCAATTATCGATTCAAGTGTTGAAAGCAGACAAATCATTACACGATAAATTAACTGAAGCAGGAGTGATAAGTGATTGGCGAGAACCAGACGTTATTAGATGTGCACCTGTACCTTTATATAATTCGTTTGAGGATGTTTATTTGATGGTTGATAGGTTAAAGCAAATCCTGAAAAAGCCTTCCCTACCCCTTCCTGAGAAAGGGCACTGA
- a CDS encoding zinc ribbon domain-containing protein: MAKKAEVSVEERLRALYDLQLIDSRVDEIRNVRGELPLEVRDLEDEVEGLNLRMEKLNDSLTIIDDEIKGKKNLIEEAKNLIKKYSEQQKNVRNNREYNSLTKEVEFQELEIQLAEKHIKEFKAQIEQKKEVISETKDRLKDRNAHLKHKKGELNEILKETEKEEEALLSKSDDFQKKIDERLVKAYHRIRNNVKNGLAVVAIERGASGGSFFTIPPQVQVEIASRKKVITDEHSGRILVDAALAEEEKTKMEKLFAKLSK; this comes from the coding sequence ATGGCAAAAAAAGCTGAAGTTTCTGTTGAAGAGCGATTAAGAGCACTATATGATTTACAATTAATTGACTCTAGAGTAGATGAAATAAGAAATGTCAGAGGCGAGCTTCCTTTAGAAGTTAGAGATTTAGAAGACGAAGTTGAAGGACTTAACTTAAGAATGGAAAAGCTAAATGATAGCTTAACTATTATTGATGACGAGATTAAAGGAAAGAAAAACTTAATCGAAGAAGCCAAAAATTTAATCAAAAAATACAGTGAGCAGCAAAAGAATGTTAGAAATAACAGGGAATACAACTCATTGACTAAAGAAGTTGAATTTCAGGAACTGGAAATTCAATTAGCAGAAAAACACATTAAGGAATTTAAGGCGCAAATAGAGCAGAAAAAAGAAGTGATTTCTGAAACTAAAGACCGCTTAAAAGATCGTAATGCACATTTAAAGCATAAAAAAGGAGAACTTAACGAAATTTTGAAGGAAACTGAAAAAGAAGAGGAAGCCCTTTTAAGTAAGTCTGACGATTTTCAGAAAAAAATTGACGAGCGTTTAGTTAAGGCTTACCATAGAATTAGAAACAATGTTAAAAATGGTTTAGCTGTTGTTGCTATAGAACGTGGTGCTTCTGGAGGCTCTTTCTTTACGATTCCACCTCAAGTACAAGTAGAAATTGCGTCTCGTAAAAAAGTAATTACCGATGAGCATAGTGGTCGTATCTTAGTTGATGCAGCTTTAGCTGAAGAGGAAAAAACAAAAATGGAAAAATTATTTGCTAAATTGAGCAAATAA